In Quercus robur chromosome 11, dhQueRobu3.1, whole genome shotgun sequence, the following proteins share a genomic window:
- the LOC126707488 gene encoding disease resistance protein RPV1-like isoform X3 has translation MNSTSSSTHQWEYDVFLNFRGEDTRYSFTGHLYKAFCDKNIYTFMDDKLRRGENISEELLKTIKRSMISVIVFSENYASSKWCLDEFVWILECRKNLGQLVLPVFYGIDPLEVRKQEGKFGVELAKHEKNFKDNIRKVQIWRAALKEVGNLSGFHYDNEERIKFEA, from the coding sequence ATGAATTCCACCTCTTCTTCCACTCATCAGTGGGAGTATGATGTCTTCTTGAACTTCAGAGGTGAAGATACCCGCTACAGTTTTACAGGCCATTTATATAAGGCTTTCTGTGACAAAAACATTTACACCTTCATGGATGATAAACTTCGAAGGGGAGAAAACATTTCAGAGGAACTTCTCAAAACCATCAAAAGGTCAATGATATCGGTTATTGTGTTCTCTGAAAATTATGCATCTTCCAAATGGTGTTTGGATGAATTTGTTTGGATTCTTGAGTGTAGGAAAAATCTTGGCCAATTAGTTTTACCAGTTTTTTATGGCATAGATCCATTAGAAGTACGTAAACAAGAGGGAAAGTTTGGGGTAGAATTGGctaaacatgaaaaaaatttcaaggatAACATTCGTAAGGTGCAGATTTGGAGGGCAGCTCTAAAAGAAGTTGGCAATTTGTCTGGATTTCATTACGATAATGA